One window of Streptococcus suis genomic DNA carries:
- a CDS encoding EbsA family protein has translation MIRLFGKLRYHWQPDFATSMIYWSLSLVPLFLGLSLILERSRQVFIIFLLLFTTIVLAILGSHRYFLIEDENLYIASANLFKNKKIDIASISKVKVNYLSISICRRNEAEELTFCMRKWPKKYFINALALHPKFQGEIELVDHLVKQDYFEVYYSDEAKSLRKNSLGGA, from the coding sequence ATGATCCGATTATTTGGAAAATTAAGATACCATTGGCAACCGGATTTTGCGACCTCGATGATCTATTGGTCCCTGTCCTTGGTTCCTCTCTTTCTAGGGCTATCCCTCATTTTGGAGAGAAGTCGCCAGGTATTTATCATTTTTCTCTTGCTGTTTACGACGATTGTCTTAGCGATTTTAGGCAGTCATCGGTACTTTCTTATTGAAGATGAAAATTTATATATCGCATCAGCAAATCTATTTAAGAATAAAAAAATTGACATTGCTTCCATCAGCAAGGTCAAGGTCAATTATTTATCTATCAGTATCTGTAGGAGAAATGAAGCCGAGGAGCTAACATTCTGCATGAGGAAGTGGCCTAAGAAATACTTCATCAATGCCTTAGCCCTTCATCCCAAATTTCAAGGCGAAATAGAGCTTGTCGACCATTTGGTCAAGCAGGATTATTTTGAAGTCTACTATTCAGATGAAGCGAAATCACTCCGCAAGAATAGCCTTGGTGGGGCATGA
- a CDS encoding Rpn family recombination-promoting nuclease/putative transposase produces the protein MSKRRHKINPLADIVAKKIFSDHEITIDFIETFLGFRPQSVEILNGTIADLKRERKGFFSTTVDILALMEDQTQVIIEIQVAYQKNFIKRLWTYSCQHLVKDLPNVRKKVYKTHDMYEKIMPVYSIALVASRYFDDNRPIHSFIITDSQTGEVLEQPFGETGQYKKPFEMVIIELKKFRDSMLDDKQRLWLEFFSNRGFSQRPTPIIDKAEQLLDRNAMTKEEIDMIDQWNRNASNHFWEIHSGITRHEEAVREKALKEGIELGIEQGIEQGIEQGQLSMIGRMLQQGRSPMQIADFVGLDLSLVQKLTQQLS, from the coding sequence TTGTCAAAACGCCGCCACAAGATTAATCCCTTAGCTGATATTGTTGCTAAGAAAATTTTTAGCGACCATGAGATTACCATTGATTTTATCGAAACTTTTCTGGGCTTTCGCCCCCAGTCTGTTGAGATTTTGAATGGTACTATCGCAGACCTCAAGCGCGAACGGAAGGGATTTTTCAGCACCACAGTGGATATTCTGGCTCTCATGGAGGACCAGACCCAGGTCATTATCGAGATTCAGGTGGCCTACCAGAAGAACTTCATCAAGCGGCTCTGGACCTATTCTTGCCAGCATTTGGTTAAGGATTTGCCCAATGTTCGCAAGAAGGTTTACAAGACCCACGATATGTATGAAAAAATCATGCCGGTCTATTCGATAGCGCTTGTTGCCAGCCGTTATTTTGATGACAATCGTCCCATTCATTCTTTTATCATTACGGACAGTCAGACAGGCGAAGTACTGGAACAGCCCTTCGGTGAAACTGGACAGTACAAGAAACCGTTTGAAATGGTGATTATCGAGCTGAAAAAGTTCCGTGACAGCATGCTGGACGACAAACAACGACTCTGGCTGGAGTTTTTCTCCAACCGAGGCTTTAGCCAACGACCGACACCTATTATTGATAAGGCCGAGCAGTTGCTCGACAGAAATGCAATGACCAAGGAGGAAATAGACATGATAGACCAATGGAATCGCAATGCATCTAACCATTTTTGGGAAATTCATTCCGGTATTACCCGCCATGAAGAGGCTGTTCGTGAGAAAGCCTTGAAAGAGGGGATTGAACTTGGTATTGAGCAAGGAATTGAACAAGGAATCGAACAAGGGCAATTGAGTATGATCGGTCGTATGTTACAGCAAGGTCGTAGTCCTATGCAGATAGCTGACTTCGTTGGTTTGGACTTGAGTTTGGTTCAAAAACTTACTCAACAGCTGTCTTGA
- a CDS encoding glycosyltransferase family 2 protein: MKKLTIIVPCYNEEETIRPFLAATQEVEKELSNELIFEYLFVNDGSKDATLRILREVSKDFDNVHYLSFSRNFGKEAGLLAGLEHAKGDFITVMDVDLQDPPELLIQMYEKIKGGCDVVGTRRADRSGEPPIRSFFSKLFYKLINKVSDTEMIDGARDFRLMTRQVVDSILELQEVNRFSKGLFSWVGFEVDYISYENRERIAGETSWSFWSLLNYSLEGFINFSEAPLNLSVWAGISSFLMSILGILFVVVRKVTIGGSITGWASTVSIILFIGGIQLLAIGIIGKYIAKIFLETKKRPIYIIKEQNL, translated from the coding sequence ATGAAAAAACTGACAATCATCGTCCCTTGCTATAATGAGGAAGAAACAATCCGTCCATTTCTAGCAGCTACCCAAGAAGTTGAAAAAGAATTGTCTAATGAGCTAATTTTTGAATATTTATTTGTTAATGATGGCTCTAAGGATGCGACTCTAAGAATCCTCAGAGAGGTTTCAAAGGATTTCGACAATGTTCATTATCTTTCTTTTTCGAGAAATTTTGGGAAAGAAGCAGGCCTTTTGGCTGGCTTAGAACACGCCAAGGGAGATTTCATTACGGTGATGGATGTGGACTTACAAGATCCGCCAGAATTACTCATCCAAATGTATGAGAAAATAAAGGGTGGTTGTGACGTTGTGGGAACTCGTCGTGCAGATCGCTCAGGTGAACCACCGATTCGCTCCTTTTTCTCGAAATTATTCTATAAATTAATTAATAAAGTTTCGGATACAGAGATGATCGATGGAGCCAGAGACTTTCGTCTGATGACAAGACAGGTAGTTGATAGTATCTTAGAACTTCAAGAAGTCAACCGTTTTTCAAAAGGATTATTTTCCTGGGTAGGGTTTGAAGTAGACTATATCAGTTATGAGAACAGGGAAAGAATCGCTGGTGAAACGTCATGGAGTTTTTGGAGTTTATTAAATTATTCTTTGGAGGGATTCATTAATTTTTCGGAGGCACCTTTAAATTTATCAGTCTGGGCTGGAATATCATCGTTCTTAATGTCGATTTTGGGTATTTTATTTGTTGTCGTTCGCAAAGTCACTATTGGTGGCAGTATCACAGGTTGGGCAAGCACCGTTTCAATTATATTATTTATTGGTGGAATTCAACTGTTAGCTATTGGGATAATAGGAAAATATATTGCAAAAATATTTTTAGAAACTAAAAAACGTCCCATATATATTATCAAGGAACAAAATTTATAG
- a CDS encoding sulfatase-like hydrolase/transferase, with protein sequence MKEIVEKIKLRKYFAILILVVATLIISFYTVSEYTIDFRLIGQAIATYRYTFIIASSISLFILSIGLSKHVNRTFLLRLLASYVLYLFISYLLLFTRNLNNESFYIFGFQDNNFFEIGGWKVVVSIIGLAYIAQFISKRCRSLQEIGDFFSDKYISDILLALLTSLIVTYDSKLLENIRQFLYLDDYEQFNNFLVSIAYKVPTIVFTVTLIAFSFWNAFDEIRKNKSSVSLAFISSLFFALIFNFSIQFGIRADEDYLGEFIFPGATLFQIIMLALIFLIVYSIFNRYWASTLLILFSGIAISIANFLKFNLRNEPLLLVDFSMATELDLIFSFLDAKLFFMTILLLAFFIVVYYVLNKRFLKGAIVTSIKKRIFWFISVFSIFSGIITIFYKQDGGLIPNNIPVLSRLNNTRNIAFTGHVGSARYQSLMYVWIKQLTKPVMDKPENYNRATIEGLVEKYTNRATEINKTRDKNISDETLIFILSEGLSNPNRVKGVQLSENILKNIDEIKSKTTSGLMKSDAYGGGTANVEIQTLLGLPFYNLSSSVSIYNVEVVPKMKKLPSIGDSYLSDNRFVIHLGQTQLYSRADVYKRLKFDNFVADDKNALPPTINEKYGGFPSDASTYQNILDKIDTKESQFFSVITYQNHIPWMMDKPQSIYGTGEGFTELENARLTNYARLVNETDIVTKEFLQKLSKVDKKITVVFYGDHLPGFYPSSAFENKPESQYLTDYFIWSNHDTKKVDFPILNSSDFPAAVLAHTNSKVSPYYALLTDVLENASVDKSDLSQSQKEILEDLKLIQYDITAGKFYLKDYNGFFSIN encoded by the coding sequence ATGAAAGAAATTGTAGAAAAAATAAAGTTAAGAAAATATTTTGCTATTTTGATTCTAGTAGTGGCCACTTTGATAATTAGTTTCTATACTGTTAGCGAGTATACAATTGATTTTAGATTAATTGGGCAAGCAATTGCCACGTATAGATATACCTTTATCATTGCTTCAAGTATATCTTTGTTTATTTTATCTATAGGATTATCAAAGCACGTAAACAGAACTTTTCTATTACGGTTACTAGCTTCATATGTCTTATACTTATTTATCTCTTATTTGTTGTTATTTACTAGAAATTTAAACAATGAATCTTTCTATATTTTCGGTTTTCAGGATAATAATTTCTTTGAAATTGGTGGTTGGAAAGTTGTTGTTAGCATAATAGGTCTAGCTTATATCGCCCAATTTATTTCAAAACGCTGTCGTTCGTTGCAAGAGATTGGTGATTTTTTCTCAGATAAATACATTTCCGATATATTATTGGCACTGCTTACGTCACTTATAGTGACATATGATAGTAAACTGTTGGAAAATATAAGGCAGTTCTTGTATTTAGATGACTATGAACAATTTAATAATTTCTTAGTCTCAATAGCTTATAAAGTTCCAACCATTGTCTTTACAGTTACGCTGATTGCTTTTTCGTTTTGGAATGCATTTGATGAGATTAGAAAAAATAAATCTTCAGTTTCCTTAGCTTTTATTAGTAGCCTATTTTTTGCTTTGATTTTTAATTTCTCAATACAATTTGGTATAAGAGCGGATGAAGATTATTTAGGAGAATTTATTTTTCCAGGTGCAACTTTATTTCAAATTATAATGTTAGCCTTAATTTTTTTGATTGTTTATTCAATTTTTAATAGATATTGGGCGTCTACTCTTTTAATCTTATTTTCAGGAATAGCGATTTCAATTGCTAATTTCCTAAAATTTAACTTGAGAAATGAACCCTTACTATTAGTTGATTTCTCAATGGCGACAGAGTTAGATTTGATATTTAGTTTCTTAGATGCAAAATTATTTTTTATGACGATCTTGTTGCTGGCTTTCTTTATTGTAGTTTATTATGTATTAAATAAAAGATTTCTCAAAGGAGCGATTGTAACTTCTATTAAAAAGAGGATATTTTGGTTTATTTCTGTATTCTCTATTTTTAGTGGAATTATAACAATATTCTATAAGCAAGATGGAGGATTAATACCAAATAATATTCCAGTTCTATCTAGATTAAATAATACCAGGAATATAGCATTTACTGGACATGTAGGAAGTGCTCGATATCAGTCATTGATGTATGTATGGATAAAACAGTTAACAAAACCAGTGATGGATAAACCGGAGAACTACAATAGAGCTACTATTGAGGGACTGGTTGAGAAATACACAAACCGAGCAACGGAAATTAATAAAACTAGGGATAAAAATATTTCTGACGAGACTTTGATTTTTATTTTGAGCGAAGGATTGTCCAACCCAAATAGGGTCAAGGGTGTGCAACTAAGTGAAAATATCTTAAAAAATATTGATGAGATTAAATCTAAAACAACCAGTGGGCTAATGAAATCGGATGCCTATGGTGGAGGTACTGCTAATGTTGAAATTCAGACATTGCTTGGATTACCTTTTTATAATTTGTCTTCCTCTGTATCTATTTATAATGTTGAAGTAGTTCCAAAAATGAAAAAATTACCTTCTATTGGCGATAGCTATCTATCTGATAATAGATTTGTGATACATTTAGGACAAACACAACTATATTCTCGAGCAGATGTATATAAGCGATTAAAATTTGATAACTTTGTTGCAGATGACAAAAATGCTTTGCCACCAACTATAAATGAAAAATATGGTGGTTTCCCTAGTGATGCTTCTACTTACCAGAATATTCTCGATAAAATTGATACCAAGGAAAGTCAATTTTTTTCTGTTATAACTTATCAAAATCATATTCCTTGGATGATGGATAAACCTCAGTCTATTTATGGTACGGGTGAGGGATTTACAGAATTAGAAAATGCAAGGTTGACGAATTATGCTCGGTTGGTAAATGAAACGGACATTGTCACAAAAGAATTTTTACAAAAACTTTCGAAAGTTGATAAAAAAATAACGGTTGTATTTTACGGAGACCATCTTCCGGGATTTTACCCTTCATCTGCATTTGAGAATAAGCCAGAGAGTCAATATCTGACAGATTACTTTATTTGGAGTAATCACGACACTAAAAAGGTCGATTTCCCGATACTCAATTCAAGTGATTTCCCTGCAGCTGTGTTGGCACATACGAATTCAAAAGTATCTCCATATTATGCGCTACTTACGGATGTTTTAGAGAATGCGAGTGTTGATAAGAGTGATCTTTCACAGTCCCAAAAAGAAATTTTAGAAGATCTAAAATTAATTCAGTATGATATAACTGCTGGAAAATTTTACTTAAAAGACTATAACGGTTTTTTTAGTATTAATTAA
- a CDS encoding glycosyltransferase, which translates to MTNGLKATVFIPVYNGEKDHLEETLSALYRQQTNFEWDVLMTDSGSSDNSVAIIERFAEQYGNLRLIHLKKEDYSHGGTRQMAAEMAQGEYMVYLSQDAVPHNEHWLSEMVAPFEITDKIVAVLGRQKPRHYCFPAMKYDINAVFGEQGAEDAITIWQRKDPEKHGQYTKESFYSDVCSAAPRKFLVETIGYRDVAYSEDYEYGKDVLDAGYFKAYNGRAVVEHSNDVRLSEYRKRIFDETYNVRINSGITTKVSILSLVKNSLKASIKDSLRIVNDRDYNWKRKLYWLAINPLFHIEKWRGIRLANKIELGTDIRNYSLEKGE; encoded by the coding sequence ATGACTAATGGGTTAAAAGCTACAGTATTTATTCCTGTTTATAATGGTGAAAAGGATCACCTGGAAGAAACCCTATCAGCTTTATATAGACAACAAACGAATTTTGAGTGGGATGTGTTGATGACTGACTCAGGTTCCTCAGATAATTCGGTAGCGATTATAGAGCGATTTGCGGAACAATACGGAAATTTACGGCTTATTCATCTAAAAAAAGAAGATTATTCTCACGGCGGCACTCGCCAAATGGCTGCTGAAATGGCCCAGGGAGAGTACATGGTTTATCTCAGTCAAGATGCTGTGCCTCACAATGAACATTGGCTCTCAGAAATGGTTGCACCATTTGAAATTACTGACAAGATTGTTGCGGTGCTTGGGAGACAAAAACCGCGGCATTATTGTTTCCCAGCCATGAAGTATGATATCAATGCAGTATTTGGTGAACAAGGTGCAGAAGATGCAATTACTATATGGCAACGGAAGGACCCAGAAAAACATGGTCAGTATACAAAAGAATCCTTCTATAGCGATGTTTGTTCTGCTGCTCCACGAAAATTTTTGGTTGAAACAATCGGTTATCGGGATGTTGCCTATTCGGAAGATTACGAGTATGGCAAAGATGTCCTTGATGCAGGTTATTTCAAGGCCTACAATGGTCGAGCTGTGGTTGAACACTCTAACGATGTTCGACTATCAGAATACAGAAAACGCATCTTTGACGAAACCTATAATGTTCGTATAAATAGTGGCATTACTACTAAAGTGTCTATCTTGTCCCTAGTGAAAAACAGTTTAAAAGCCAGTATTAAAGATAGCCTAAGAATAGTGAATGATAGGGATTATAATTGGAAGAGAAAGCTATATTGGCTAGCCATCAACCCACTTTTTCATATTGAAAAATGGAGAGGGATTCGACTGGCAAATAAAATCGAATTAGGGACGGATATCAGGAACTATTCGTTGGAAAAAGGGGAGTAA
- a CDS encoding glycosyltransferase family 1 protein encodes MKRIINSYKNEGARATIRKIKSRLLHPSQGGNQIVKVDMNSLPQMPQFIDLAKADYINHPYIRPAKLSKDTLNIAWVSPPVGPGGGGHTTIARFVKYLQSQGHHITFYIYHNNTIPQSSKEAKDIFSRSYGIDVDVEDLADFSNQDVVFATSWETAYAVFNLQSENLHKFYFVQDFEPIFFGVGSRYMLAEATYKFGFYGVTAGKWLVEKVGQYGMQADYFDFGADIDIYKPKAPISKKKKIAFYARAHTERRGFELGVMALKIFKERHPEYDIEFFGQDMSNYDIPFEFTDRGILNKNQLAEIYHESVACLVLSLTNVSLLPLELLVAGCVPVMNDGDNNRMVLGDVEDILYTEAYPVALAEKLCQAVERSDIDEHANEMSEKYTGLSWDESYKKVEAIIRREVLND; translated from the coding sequence ATGAAAAGAATTATTAATTCTTATAAAAATGAAGGTGCGAGGGCTACTATACGTAAAATTAAGTCACGCTTATTGCATCCATCACAAGGGGGAAATCAAATTGTTAAAGTGGATATGAACAGTCTACCGCAGATGCCTCAATTTATTGATTTGGCTAAAGCTGATTATATCAATCATCCATATATTAGACCTGCTAAATTATCAAAAGATACTTTAAATATTGCATGGGTATCGCCACCAGTTGGTCCCGGTGGTGGAGGTCATACGACGATTGCTCGATTTGTAAAGTATTTGCAAAGTCAAGGGCATCACATCACTTTCTACATTTACCACAATAATACGATTCCACAATCCTCCAAAGAAGCCAAGGATATTTTTTCGCGTTCGTATGGAATTGATGTAGATGTGGAAGATTTAGCTGATTTCTCTAATCAAGATGTGGTTTTCGCGACTAGTTGGGAGACCGCTTACGCAGTATTTAATCTCCAATCAGAAAATCTTCATAAATTTTATTTCGTACAAGACTTTGAACCCATATTCTTTGGTGTTGGTTCACGGTATATGCTGGCAGAGGCGACCTATAAATTCGGTTTTTACGGAGTGACAGCAGGTAAATGGCTGGTCGAAAAGGTTGGTCAGTATGGCATGCAGGCGGACTATTTTGACTTCGGTGCAGATATCGATATCTATAAACCCAAAGCTCCAATTTCAAAGAAAAAAAAGATTGCCTTTTATGCGCGTGCTCATACCGAGCGTCGTGGATTTGAGCTTGGTGTTATGGCACTGAAGATTTTTAAAGAGCGTCATCCAGAGTATGACATTGAGTTTTTTGGTCAAGATATGTCAAATTATGATATTCCATTTGAATTCACCGATCGTGGCATTTTAAATAAAAATCAATTAGCAGAGATTTATCACGAAAGTGTAGCCTGCTTGGTATTGTCATTGACCAATGTCTCTCTTTTGCCATTGGAACTTCTGGTTGCGGGATGTGTGCCCGTTATGAATGATGGCGATAATAACCGCATGGTTCTGGGAGATGTTGAGGATATCCTCTATACGGAAGCTTATCCAGTTGCTTTGGCAGAAAAATTATGTCAAGCGGTTGAGAGAAGTGATATTGATGAACATGCTAACGAAATGAGTGAGAAATATACTGGCTTGTCATGGGACGAAAGTTATAAAAAAGTAGAAGCGATAATCCGTCGAGAGGTACTAAATGACTAA